A window from Apteryx mantelli isolate bAptMan1 chromosome 27, bAptMan1.hap1, whole genome shotgun sequence encodes these proteins:
- the C27H1orf216 gene encoding UPF0500 protein C1orf216 homolog has translation MFAVCQPDIALNAPFHEGQRDPTLGTAFLGDGEHRQDTNFNFVAGVYDRNENWSQPAPGTRMEESSSRSENMTNPSDNLLLLMQRQMVQGRLRDAAQSLKGDQARLRADVRSPPEGAEVGGPGDEKAAVEDTAKECRKPLSSPAEDNGYASSSLSIDSPDSVSGSAWEPPAAAHIQKSPAEPGVADPETETSPDTDTLFPALAEAFQHIQDKERFKEQEKEKHHIQLVMYRRLALLRWIHSLQQKVVDQQNRLQESFDTILDNRKELIRYIQQGLACPGAPDRPGL, from the coding sequence ATGTTTGCAGTTTGCCAGCCCGACATCGCCTTGAACGCCCCCTTCCACGAGGGCCAGCGAGACCCCACGCTGGGCACAGCCTTCCTGGGGGACGGGGAGCACAGGCAAGACACCAATTTCAACTTTGTGGCGGGGGTGTACGACCGCAATGAGAACTGGAGCCAGCCGGCGCCCGGGACCCGCATGGAGGAAAGCTCCAGCCGGAGCGAAAACATGACAAATCCGTCCGATAATCTGCTGTTATTAATGCAGAGACAGATGGTTCAGGGCAGGCTTAGGGATGCCGCCCAAAGCCTGAAAGGAGACCAAGCGCGTCTCCGCGCGGATGTGCGGAGCCCCCCCGAGGGAGCGGAGGTCGGTGGGCCGGGGGATGAGAAAGCGGCTGTGGAGGACACCGCCAAGGAGTGCAGGAAGCCCCTGAGCTCCCCCGCGGAGGACAACGGCtacgccagcagctccctcagcatcgACAGCCCTGACAGCGTCTCTGGGAGCGCCTGGGAGCCTCCCGCCGCTGCCCAcatccagaagagcccagcagagcctggaGTGGCCGACCCCGAGACAGAGACCTCCCCTGACACAGACACCCTCTTCCCAGCGCTGGCGGAGGCCTTCCAGCACATCCAGGACAAGGAGAGGTTCaaggagcaggagaaggagaagcaccacatccagctggtgatgtATCGGCGTTTGGCGCTGCTGCGCTGGATCCACAGCCTCCAGCAGAAGGTCGTGGACCAGCAGAACCGGCTGCAGGAGAGCTTCGACACCATCCTGGACAACCGCAAGGAGCTCATCCGCTACATCCAGCAAGGCCTGGCGTGCCCCGGTGCCCCGGACCGCCCCGGGCTGTGA